One Thermococcus eurythermalis DNA segment encodes these proteins:
- a CDS encoding energy-coupling factor ABC transporter ATP-binding protein, producing MITVEDVHFSYGGREVLRGVSLTLDQEILALVGPNGSGKTTLAKHLNGLLKPTRGRVLVDGMDTREHTVAELSRKVGYVFQNPEHMFFEETVFKEVAFGPKNLGLSEAEVEERVRWALGAVGLGGFEERTPYSLSGGEKQRLAIACVLAMRPKYLVLDEPTTGLDWKAERSVVEVIKSLRERGHGILLITHDMDLVLELADRVVLLRGGRKVFDGPVEDFFALNLEEYGLEKPEVLLLAERLNVGFVRTVDEIVRRVRP from the coding sequence ATGATAACGGTCGAAGACGTTCACTTTTCCTACGGCGGGCGCGAGGTTCTCAGGGGGGTAAGCCTGACCCTCGACCAGGAAATCCTCGCCCTAGTCGGCCCAAACGGGAGCGGGAAAACGACGCTGGCTAAGCACCTAAACGGGCTCCTCAAGCCGACGCGGGGCAGAGTCCTCGTGGACGGGATGGACACGAGAGAGCACACCGTTGCCGAACTCAGCAGGAAGGTCGGCTACGTCTTCCAGAACCCCGAGCACATGTTCTTCGAGGAGACCGTCTTCAAGGAGGTCGCCTTTGGCCCGAAAAACCTGGGCCTCAGCGAGGCAGAAGTCGAAGAGCGGGTTCGCTGGGCCCTCGGGGCAGTCGGCCTTGGGGGATTTGAGGAGAGGACGCCCTACTCCCTGAGCGGAGGCGAGAAGCAGAGGCTCGCAATAGCCTGCGTCCTGGCCATGAGGCCCAAGTACCTCGTGCTCGACGAGCCAACGACTGGCCTCGACTGGAAGGCCGAGCGGAGCGTCGTGGAGGTCATAAAGTCCCTGAGGGAGAGGGGCCACGGGATTCTGCTCATAACCCACGATATGGATCTGGTGCTTGAGCTTGCCGACCGCGTCGTCCTCCTGCGGGGAGGCAGAAAGGTCTTTGATGGCCCCGTTGAGGACTTCTTTGCCCTAAACCTTGAGGAGTACGGCCTCGAAAAGCCGGAGGTGCTTTTACTCGCGGAGAGGCTTAACGTAGGCTTCGTGAGGACGGTTGATGAAATCGTGCGGAGGGTCCGGCCGTGA
- a CDS encoding S-layer protein has protein sequence MKKVGAFIITLIFLSSLPLGTTQAQEPQVVVEVNPNLELFSVIYILAFNGSDPFIVAPQDYIQDVLTYFAPYKEHEAVKYIREVLDESLQYYSRDSAMMDLGGRLALLDYLPNETNLGDLKPLAEFANESNFMKFYKAHREDYLEYTLRVTPYLENVPELHRKFFGFTYQEYRVELSYSVRIHPHTVLEGKTAYCIGYALPSKYKEPMFQQVTTIFHEFTHPPVEDFLGENFKFFENKSYYLDEVRNQMPVTTSYDYDHFGSFSMYLDEILTESLAEYFALKSGVPEDFVEFRSLQMSTVLYPIQDFLGEYEHFEETRKENETLFDYAPIMAEHMGKWATPENISEYFKMRTPITGGWAADRIKYMGKVIIVYGTQNPDKSGTEYDRETAEEYKRDLEKFFILYHGSDPEIIVKADVNLTENDLKENLILIGGPVANKITRELNDKLPITFVRDENGWSLKRNPGAVKDFHAFLVANGDIMKIPLDSTIPYDGSIGALQTIRNPWNEKNFIIVLAGLTRYGTRNILRNPGFGAGYIIFGNNYTELGFYKQYTR, from the coding sequence ATGAAAAAAGTTGGGGCATTCATTATCACGCTGATATTTCTCTCCTCACTCCCCTTAGGAACAACCCAAGCCCAAGAACCCCAGGTGGTAGTGGAGGTAAATCCTAATTTAGAGCTCTTTTCAGTGATTTATATTCTAGCATTTAACGGGAGCGACCCCTTTATAGTCGCTCCTCAAGATTACATTCAGGACGTTCTAACGTACTTCGCTCCCTACAAAGAGCATGAGGCAGTTAAATACATTAGAGAAGTTCTGGACGAGTCCCTTCAGTATTATTCCCGAGACAGCGCGATGATGGATTTGGGCGGCAGGCTGGCACTGCTTGATTACCTCCCCAACGAAACAAACCTTGGAGATTTAAAGCCCTTGGCGGAATTCGCCAACGAGAGCAATTTTATGAAATTTTACAAAGCCCACAGGGAGGATTACCTCGAATACACTTTGAGAGTAACGCCGTACCTGGAAAATGTTCCAGAACTACACAGGAAGTTCTTTGGGTTTACATATCAGGAATACCGTGTTGAGCTGTCTTACTCAGTTAGAATCCATCCCCATACAGTACTTGAGGGGAAGACAGCGTACTGCATTGGATACGCCCTCCCGAGTAAATACAAGGAACCAATGTTCCAGCAGGTCACCACAATATTCCACGAGTTTACACATCCACCTGTTGAGGATTTCCTTGGAGAAAACTTCAAGTTTTTCGAAAACAAGAGCTATTACCTAGATGAGGTCAGAAACCAGATGCCTGTGACCACTTCATACGATTACGATCATTTTGGGTCATTCAGTATGTATCTTGATGAGATTTTAACAGAGAGTCTTGCAGAATACTTTGCTCTAAAAAGTGGAGTTCCAGAGGATTTTGTTGAATTTAGAAGCCTTCAAATGTCCACAGTGTTATACCCTATTCAAGATTTTCTAGGGGAGTATGAGCACTTTGAAGAAACAAGGAAGGAGAACGAAACTCTGTTTGACTACGCCCCAATCATGGCTGAACACATGGGAAAATGGGCGACTCCGGAGAACATCAGCGAATACTTCAAAATGAGAACTCCAATCACGGGAGGTTGGGCGGCGGACAGGATAAAATACATGGGAAAGGTCATCATTGTCTACGGCACTCAAAACCCAGATAAGAGCGGAACAGAATACGATAGGGAGACTGCAGAGGAGTATAAGAGAGACCTTGAGAAATTCTTTATCCTGTACCATGGGAGTGATCCGGAGATAATAGTTAAGGCGGATGTAAACCTAACAGAGAATGATTTGAAGGAAAACCTGATTCTCATCGGCGGGCCTGTGGCCAATAAAATCACCAGAGAACTTAATGATAAGCTCCCCATAACTTTCGTTCGGGATGAGAACGGTTGGAGTCTAAAACGGAATCCGGGGGCTGTTAAAGACTTTCATGCTTTCTTAGTCGCGAATGGGGACATTATGAAGATTCCTTTGGACAGCACGATTCCCTATGATGGCTCCATAGGAGCATTGCAGACTATTAGGAACCCGTGGAATGAAAAGAACTTTATTATAGTACTTGCAGGCTTAACAAGATATGGGACAAGGAATATTCTTAGGAACCCGGGCTTTGGAGCTGGCTATATAATCTTTGGAAACAACTACACAGAATTAGGGTTCTATAAACAGTACACCAGGTGA
- a CDS encoding RNA-guided endonuclease InsQ/TnpB family protein, which translates to MKRAVTLKLQPSKEQGKTLSELAGLGAKAWNRVNYLRRQQYFQGQIMDFNKTEKTVYEEFKREIGSATVQQIARKNAEAWRSFFSLLRKKRNGELPNWLKPKPPNYLKEDGGRKPLIVLRNDQYRIEGNKLILKGLGKFKKLEVQFKGRIHFKGKQGRLEITYDEVRRKWYAHIGYTAEEKLEGNSWVKVPREPKGNLSAGIDLGVNNLMAVYVENGESFLVNGRPLKSIDFYWRKRIADYQSKLNKSGAKTSRKLRRMHEKAKLQARHYINTAVRQTVRRLYNLGVSRIVVGYPKGIARNSDRGKKQNFILSHVWRFNTVIKRLKEVSEEYGIRVVVVNEAFTSKTCPVCGKPHEGARFVRGLFKCPATGLVFNADLVGAFNILKKAVKTITPSLPGLTAGRGNWPETRPEGFEKPVLTGSLMRTPRTSPSVARG; encoded by the coding sequence ATGAAGCGGGCAGTAACCCTTAAACTCCAGCCCTCAAAAGAGCAAGGGAAAACCCTTTCCGAGTTAGCCGGGCTCGGAGCTAAAGCTTGGAACCGAGTAAACTATTTGAGGCGCCAACAATACTTCCAAGGGCAAATCATGGACTTCAATAAAACTGAGAAAACCGTTTATGAGGAGTTTAAGCGTGAAATAGGCTCTGCAACCGTCCAGCAGATAGCGAGGAAGAACGCTGAGGCGTGGCGTTCATTCTTCTCCCTCCTTCGGAAAAAGCGGAACGGAGAACTCCCCAACTGGCTTAAGCCAAAACCACCAAACTACTTGAAGGAAGATGGGGGGAGAAAACCATTAATCGTTCTCCGGAACGACCAGTACAGGATTGAGGGGAATAAGTTAATTCTAAAAGGCCTTGGCAAATTCAAAAAGCTGGAAGTCCAGTTCAAGGGCAGAATACACTTTAAGGGCAAGCAGGGACGCTTAGAAATAACTTATGACGAAGTAAGACGGAAGTGGTATGCTCACATTGGCTACACAGCCGAGGAAAAACTCGAAGGCAATTCTTGGGTTAAAGTTCCGAGAGAACCTAAAGGAAACCTTTCAGCGGGAATTGACTTGGGAGTGAACAATTTGATGGCCGTCTATGTCGAGAATGGGGAGAGTTTTCTGGTCAATGGTAGACCCTTGAAGAGTATTGACTTCTACTGGCGGAAGAGGATTGCTGATTACCAGTCGAAACTCAACAAGAGCGGAGCTAAAACGAGTAGGAAACTCAGGAGAATGCACGAGAAGGCTAAACTTCAGGCGAGACACTACATTAATACTGCTGTAAGACAGACTGTTAGAAGACTTTACAATTTAGGAGTTTCAAGGATTGTGGTCGGCTACCCGAAGGGGATTGCCAGAAACTCCGACAGAGGTAAAAAGCAGAATTTTATCCTCTCTCACGTTTGGCGGTTCAATACAGTCATTAAACGCTTGAAGGAAGTCTCGGAAGAGTATGGTATTCGGGTTGTGGTTGTGAATGAGGCTTTCACTTCAAAAACTTGCCCTGTCTGCGGGAAGCCTCACGAGGGGGCTCGTTTTGTTCGTGGTTTGTTTAAGTGTCCCGCGACGGGGCTTGTCTTTAACGCGGATTTGGTTGGAGCGTTTAACATTTTGAAGAAGGCGGTTAAAACCATAACCCCGAGCCTGCCGGGTTTGACGGCGGGTAGGGGTAACTGGCCGGAGACCCGGCCAGAGGGGTTCGAAAAACCCGTTCTAACAGGTTCCCTAATGAGAACTCCTCGAACCTCTCCGTCCGTGGCGAGGGGTTAA
- a CDS encoding DUF63 family protein gives MVVKMGAGEALWDFFYRYFWEPMFTRSGYNAVNTFVYALLFGLGVIYSYRYIIKPLKIKVDERLFWAVTPMVIFGSTVRALVDGGVLPKHPLILTPGIFFTAFFLILPSLVADARLKTYPKITIAWGTVLAAWANYLLITHAKSWEPYMLTMVHTVVSFAVVLAFYKWKPFDRLYLYPALAHYFDVASTVVAIHFYGYREVHWIEHHLVQWFGAYIYYPWITLILIAVYYALRELVPDEEERHFWYLAIYILGLGPAIRDPAQMILQIGG, from the coding sequence ATGGTGGTTAAAATGGGCGCTGGTGAGGCACTGTGGGACTTCTTTTACAGGTATTTCTGGGAGCCGATGTTCACGAGGAGCGGTTACAACGCTGTCAATACCTTTGTCTACGCACTGCTCTTCGGTCTCGGTGTCATATATTCCTACCGCTACATAATCAAGCCGCTGAAAATCAAGGTCGATGAGAGGCTCTTCTGGGCCGTGACTCCGATGGTAATCTTCGGGTCTACCGTTAGGGCGCTCGTTGACGGCGGAGTTCTCCCGAAGCACCCCCTCATACTGACGCCGGGCATATTCTTCACGGCGTTCTTCCTCATACTTCCCTCCCTCGTCGCGGATGCCAGGCTGAAGACGTATCCCAAAATAACAATAGCCTGGGGAACCGTTTTGGCGGCCTGGGCAAACTACCTCCTCATCACCCACGCCAAGAGCTGGGAGCCCTACATGCTGACGATGGTTCACACCGTTGTCTCGTTTGCAGTCGTTCTGGCGTTCTACAAGTGGAAGCCCTTTGACAGGCTCTACCTGTATCCGGCTCTGGCCCACTATTTCGATGTTGCCTCGACGGTTGTGGCCATTCACTTCTACGGCTACCGCGAGGTGCACTGGATTGAGCACCACCTCGTCCAGTGGTTCGGAGCCTACATCTACTACCCCTGGATAACCCTAATTCTCATAGCGGTCTACTACGCCCTTCGGGAGCTCGTCCCGGACGAGGAAGAGAGGCACTTCTGGTACCTAGCCATCTACATCCTCGGGCTGGGCCCGGCAATAAGGGACCCGGCGCAGATGATACTGCAGATAGGGGGTTAA
- a CDS encoding RNA-guided endonuclease InsQ/TnpB family protein produces the protein MGTSSGNSLKRTKNETIVRAYSIPIRIDEVILEFIEKYHEIAKTALQEILNTKKFTKVERKRLRDTLLENWNYAAHYVDSAINQTLGLVKSYKRKLKKGKKAREPKLKKKFVYVKSTLFGLKGSMLKITIIPREYYLEINLANYPYILLFLKEVWGGKLKLGGLFLFPNKLVLTFVKTVEYFEPRDWMSIDINLTNVTVLAGLTVYRFDTRELYHVHRVYELKRRKIQKISAWNKRLSKKLLEKYSKRERNRTKNFLHKLANKIVEIARERRMGITLEDLNSIKERVLNGSKKMNRKLSKWNARELQRLIEYKAKWLGVPVVYVNPRNSSRICPVCGGQLIPREGRLMKCSNCGLIEDRDFVAVLNLRMWGSGVTPKGLEASRASTPDERPMKTNPYGIMAVEKQRMGMKLHKITLTPP, from the coding sequence ATGGGGACGTCATCTGGGAACTCATTGAAAAGGACAAAAAATGAAACCATTGTTAGAGCATACTCAATTCCAATACGAATTGACGAGGTTATTCTGGAGTTTATTGAAAAGTATCACGAAATAGCAAAGACAGCTCTTCAAGAAATCCTCAATACCAAAAAATTTACAAAAGTCGAAAGAAAACGACTTCGAGACACACTTTTAGAGAACTGGAATTATGCAGCCCATTACGTTGACTCCGCAATAAACCAAACGCTTGGGCTCGTAAAATCCTACAAGCGAAAACTCAAAAAGGGAAAGAAAGCTCGAGAACCAAAGCTGAAGAAGAAATTCGTTTACGTGAAATCAACACTCTTTGGGCTAAAAGGCTCTATGTTGAAGATAACAATAATTCCGAGAGAGTATTACCTTGAAATAAACCTTGCTAATTATCCATATATTCTGCTATTTTTGAAGGAGGTCTGGGGTGGGAAACTCAAACTCGGCGGATTATTCTTGTTCCCTAACAAACTCGTCCTAACCTTTGTGAAAACTGTAGAATACTTTGAGCCAAGAGACTGGATGAGCATTGATATAAACCTAACTAACGTTACAGTCCTCGCCGGTTTAACAGTCTACCGCTTCGACACTCGTGAGTTGTACCACGTTCACAGGGTTTACGAGTTAAAGAGGCGAAAGATTCAGAAGATTTCAGCGTGGAACAAAAGATTGAGTAAAAAACTGCTGGAAAAGTATTCAAAAAGAGAAAGAAACAGGACAAAGAATTTTCTACACAAGTTGGCGAATAAAATCGTTGAAATTGCAAGGGAAAGGCGGATGGGTATAACTTTGGAGGATTTGAATAGCATAAAGGAGAGGGTTTTGAACGGTTCAAAAAAGATGAATAGAAAGCTTTCCAAGTGGAATGCTCGTGAATTACAAAGGCTAATCGAGTACAAGGCGAAGTGGCTGGGTGTTCCTGTTGTTTACGTCAATCCAAGGAATTCTTCTCGTATTTGCCCCGTATGCGGGGGTCAGTTAATACCCCGAGAGGGGCGTTTAATGAAGTGCTCAAACTGTGGTTTGATTGAGGACAGGGATTTTGTCGCTGTGTTAAACCTTCGGATGTGGGGCTCAGGGGTTACCCCGAAAGGGTTGGAGGCTTCGAGGGCTTCAACGCCCGATGAAAGACCAATGAAGACCAATCCCTACGGGATTATGGCAGTAGAGAAACAGAGAATGGGAATGAAACTCCACAAAATCACACTAACGCCCCCGTAG
- a CDS encoding energy-coupling factor transporter transmembrane component T family protein produces the protein MMYQFYVERDSVLHSLDPRVKIIGMLAGIVSLMFFNDPKVLVPFFLLVLLSGKLLGKLGIGEQLRLLKPLMFIVVLTVIAWPIIYRPRLMGLVFGLSFSLRLLGFGLITFQLLMTTKQRELILGFVKLGLPYELGLTLTIALRYIPTLYIIAGTIMDAQKSRGLELDKGNFLERARKTVPILIPLIVAALKTAHELSIALESRAFGASRKRTFYRDIGMTGRDYVALGAVLVSFAVLVYLRFVLGIGHVVIYISLLEASPFTAGMR, from the coding sequence GTGATGTACCAGTTCTACGTTGAGAGGGACTCGGTTCTCCACTCGCTCGACCCGCGTGTCAAGATAATCGGGATGCTGGCCGGGATAGTCTCTCTGATGTTCTTCAACGACCCGAAAGTCCTTGTACCGTTCTTTCTGCTCGTCCTCCTCTCTGGAAAACTCCTCGGAAAGCTTGGAATCGGTGAACAGCTCAGGCTCCTGAAGCCCCTTATGTTCATAGTCGTGCTGACGGTCATAGCCTGGCCCATTATCTACAGGCCCCGGCTTATGGGCCTTGTTTTCGGCCTCTCGTTTTCCCTCCGCCTGCTCGGCTTTGGCTTGATAACCTTCCAGCTCCTCATGACGACAAAACAGAGGGAGCTCATACTCGGCTTCGTTAAGCTGGGCCTCCCCTACGAGCTCGGCCTGACCCTCACGATAGCTCTCCGCTACATCCCGACTCTCTACATCATCGCGGGCACGATAATGGACGCCCAAAAAAGCAGGGGGCTTGAGCTCGACAAAGGAAACTTCCTGGAGAGGGCCAGAAAGACCGTCCCAATCCTGATACCGCTCATTGTTGCCGCCCTTAAGACAGCCCACGAGCTCAGCATAGCCCTTGAGAGCAGGGCCTTCGGGGCGAGCAGGAAGAGAACATTCTACCGGGACATAGGGATGACCGGAAGGGACTACGTGGCACTTGGAGCCGTTCTGGTTTCATTCGCGGTGCTTGTTTACCTCCGCTTTGTCCTCGGCATCGGGCACGTGGTCATTTACATTTCTCTTTTGGAAGCCTCGCCGTTCACGGCGGGGATGCGGTAA
- a CDS encoding biotin--[acetyl-CoA-carboxylase] ligase — protein MPRRRMLHDSPVKRAILQGPFPISGEELAKRFGISRVVVWKHVRELRRLGYSIRSTGKGYLLEGRPDVPYPWELDVRAVYLPETASTMDVAWKLEDWTFVIAGTQRSGRGRGGRRWFSPPGGLYFSVAVSPNLPLSETDSILSSVLSSIVEVLHDLGVEAEPRENALYVGDRKLGGVLVEISGEMERIKRAVVGVGINVNNPVPEGAVSLQMLLGKVSLLEVARKTLPAVEEGLRRLLKTSGNSG, from the coding sequence ATGCCCAGGAGAAGAATGCTCCACGACAGTCCTGTAAAGAGGGCCATACTCCAAGGGCCGTTCCCAATCTCTGGAGAAGAGCTGGCAAAAAGGTTTGGAATCTCGCGGGTGGTGGTCTGGAAGCACGTCAGGGAGCTGAGAAGGCTGGGCTATTCAATACGCTCAACAGGAAAGGGCTACCTCCTTGAAGGGAGGCCGGACGTCCCATACCCCTGGGAGCTGGACGTCAGGGCGGTTTATCTTCCAGAGACGGCTTCCACAATGGACGTCGCGTGGAAGCTTGAGGACTGGACCTTCGTCATAGCGGGGACGCAGCGCTCGGGACGCGGGAGGGGCGGTCGGCGCTGGTTCTCACCGCCCGGCGGCCTGTACTTCTCGGTGGCCGTTTCCCCGAACCTCCCACTATCCGAGACGGACTCAATCTTAAGTTCCGTACTCTCTAGCATCGTGGAAGTCCTTCACGACCTCGGTGTCGAGGCAGAGCCAAGGGAGAACGCGCTTTACGTAGGGGACAGAAAGCTTGGGGGAGTTCTCGTCGAGATATCTGGAGAGATGGAGAGAATAAAGCGCGCCGTCGTGGGGGTTGGCATTAACGTGAACAACCCCGTCCCGGAGGGCGCGGTGTCCCTTCAGATGCTCCTCGGCAAGGTTTCGCTCCTTGAGGTTGCGAGGAAAACACTCCCCGCCGTCGAGGAGGGCCTGAGAAGACTTTTAAAGACCTCGGGAAATTCCGGTTGA
- a CDS encoding DEAD/DEAH box helicase has translation MLFVIRPGRKKNELEAFFIENEPEKLSEMKNLKAERIYRFIMREGRLFKVLEGSQYRNPKEIEKLLRQARIVLVNADEWEDYFKRRLQNKRVEKAELCRLCLLEGRITVLTPGNRIKYRNEYICERCAEDELKRELRFRFNSTAMFEQAKKLLDRFRDLDKVLYAFDPRFDPTKHPEVTKWDELKAKHIKLEKIRVDELPLPEKFKEVLKGEGVKELLPVQSLAVKNGLLEGENLLVVSATASGKTLIGELAGVPKAMEGKKLLFLVPLVALANQKYEDFKRRYSKLGLRVAIRVGMSRIKTKDELVVVDTGIDADIIVGTYEGIDYLLRAGRKIGNVGTIVIDEIHTLDDEERGPRLDGLIARLRKLYPKAQFIGLSATVGNPEELAKELGLKLVLYDERPVDLERHIIIVRNESEKWRHIANLCRAEAMRKSKQGYRGQTIVFTFSRKRTHELSAYLTSKGLRAKPYHSGLPYKQRKLTEMEFLAQRLDVVVTTSALGAGVDFPASQVIFESLAMGNKWLTVREFHQMLGRAGRPLYHEKGKVYLIVEPGRKYSAQMESSEDEVAFKLLTAPIEPVTVEWSDELEEDNVLAHSCVFKGLDVIEEVQAKCLGANQSAEKVLEKLEGFDLVRLKKPIVEVTPYGRAVSMSFLLPKEAEFIRKNLREKPARWIALKLHPFENLYLSGTLQRELEGAVRGRLSANVFSPSFASILEELDKVIPELSPNAAERLFTIYQEFFMCGEDDCTEYAMECVGNLIIELRRSGKHPTQIAEHFRKLYGLIVYPGDVFTWLDGIVRKLEAVERIARVFRVRGAEEEAKVLRKEIEEGRKLKP, from the coding sequence ATGCTGTTCGTAATAAGGCCAGGAAGAAAGAAAAACGAGCTTGAAGCGTTTTTCATCGAGAACGAGCCGGAAAAGCTCAGCGAGATGAAGAACCTCAAGGCCGAGAGGATATACCGCTTCATAATGCGGGAGGGAAGGCTCTTCAAGGTTCTGGAAGGAAGCCAGTACCGCAACCCGAAGGAGATTGAGAAGCTGTTGAGGCAGGCGAGAATCGTTCTCGTCAACGCGGACGAGTGGGAGGACTACTTTAAGAGAAGGCTCCAGAACAAAAGGGTGGAAAAGGCCGAGCTGTGCCGTCTCTGCCTCCTTGAGGGTAGGATAACAGTCCTAACGCCAGGCAACAGGATAAAGTACCGCAACGAGTACATCTGCGAGCGTTGTGCGGAGGACGAGCTGAAGAGGGAGCTTAGATTCAGGTTCAACAGCACAGCGATGTTCGAGCAGGCGAAGAAGCTCCTCGACAGGTTTAGGGACCTGGATAAGGTTCTCTACGCATTCGACCCGCGCTTTGACCCGACCAAACATCCAGAAGTCACCAAATGGGACGAGCTGAAGGCCAAGCACATCAAACTTGAAAAAATCCGCGTTGACGAGCTCCCTCTACCCGAGAAGTTCAAGGAAGTTCTGAAGGGGGAGGGCGTGAAGGAGCTCCTCCCGGTTCAGAGCTTAGCCGTCAAGAACGGCCTCCTCGAGGGAGAGAACTTACTCGTCGTTTCCGCGACTGCGAGCGGTAAAACGCTGATAGGCGAATTAGCTGGAGTTCCCAAGGCGATGGAGGGCAAAAAGCTCCTCTTTTTAGTCCCGCTCGTTGCTTTAGCAAACCAGAAGTACGAGGACTTCAAAAGGCGCTACTCCAAACTCGGCCTCCGCGTGGCGATAAGGGTAGGTATGAGCAGGATTAAGACTAAGGACGAGCTCGTTGTTGTTGACACCGGCATAGACGCGGACATCATAGTTGGAACCTACGAGGGAATAGACTACCTCCTGAGGGCCGGTCGGAAGATAGGCAACGTTGGAACCATCGTGATAGACGAGATACACACCCTCGACGACGAGGAGCGCGGGCCCCGCCTTGACGGCCTTATAGCGAGGCTGAGGAAGCTCTACCCGAAGGCTCAGTTCATAGGCCTGAGCGCGACCGTCGGGAACCCCGAGGAGCTTGCCAAGGAACTCGGCCTCAAGCTCGTCCTCTACGACGAGAGGCCGGTTGATTTGGAAAGACACATCATCATAGTGAGGAACGAGTCCGAGAAGTGGCGCCACATAGCAAACCTCTGCAGGGCGGAGGCGATGAGGAAGTCGAAGCAGGGCTATAGGGGCCAGACGATAGTCTTCACGTTCTCAAGAAAGCGGACGCACGAGCTTTCGGCTTATCTAACGAGCAAAGGCCTCCGCGCTAAGCCATACCACTCCGGGCTTCCATACAAGCAGAGAAAGCTCACCGAGATGGAGTTTCTGGCCCAGCGCCTGGACGTGGTGGTTACCACCTCCGCACTCGGAGCGGGCGTTGATTTCCCCGCCAGTCAGGTCATCTTCGAGAGCCTCGCCATGGGCAACAAATGGCTAACCGTCCGCGAGTTCCACCAGATGCTTGGCCGTGCTGGAAGGCCCCTCTACCACGAGAAAGGTAAGGTTTACCTCATAGTCGAGCCCGGAAGGAAGTACTCCGCCCAGATGGAAAGCTCTGAGGACGAGGTTGCATTCAAGCTCCTGACTGCACCTATAGAGCCCGTAACGGTTGAGTGGAGCGATGAGCTTGAGGAGGACAACGTCCTGGCCCACTCCTGCGTCTTCAAGGGGCTTGACGTCATTGAAGAAGTCCAGGCCAAATGCCTCGGCGCCAACCAGAGCGCCGAGAAAGTTCTTGAAAAGCTGGAGGGGTTTGACCTCGTGAGGCTCAAAAAGCCCATCGTTGAGGTCACCCCCTACGGAAGGGCCGTCAGCATGAGCTTTCTCCTGCCCAAGGAGGCGGAGTTCATAAGGAAGAACCTCCGCGAAAAGCCCGCCCGCTGGATTGCCCTAAAGCTCCACCCCTTCGAGAACCTCTACCTGAGCGGGACGCTCCAGAGGGAGCTTGAAGGGGCAGTAAGGGGAAGGCTGAGCGCCAACGTCTTCTCGCCGAGCTTTGCATCCATCTTAGAAGAGCTCGACAAGGTGATTCCCGAGCTCAGCCCCAACGCTGCCGAGAGGCTGTTCACAATCTACCAGGAGTTCTTCATGTGTGGGGAAGACGACTGCACCGAGTACGCGATGGAGTGCGTTGGGAACCTCATAATCGAGCTCCGCAGGAGCGGGAAGCACCCGACACAGATAGCGGAGCACTTCAGGAAGCTTTATGGGCTGATAGTCTATCCTGGAGACGTCTTCACGTGGCTCGACGGCATCGTGCGGAAGCTTGAGGCGGTGGAGAGAATCGCGAGGGTCTTCAGGGTGAGGGGTGCCGAGGAGGAAGCCAAAGTTCTGAGGAAGGAGATAGAAGAGGGGAGAAAGCTGAAGCCTTAA
- a CDS encoding biotin transporter BioY: protein MKAREVALAGLFVALTAVSAQVQIPLGPVPFTLQVLVVLLSGLILGPKLGFVSQALYVLAGAIGLPVFAGFTGGFVHLYGPTGGYLLAFPVAALVAGVFSKGWENPVMWAAGSLLGLGVIYLLGWLRLGLYLGGDFGKAFAVGVLPFVPVDVAKAVLAVGIARAVRMALPWL, encoded by the coding sequence ATGAAGGCTAGGGAAGTGGCACTTGCGGGCCTGTTCGTGGCTTTAACGGCGGTAAGCGCCCAGGTTCAAATCCCCCTTGGGCCGGTTCCGTTCACGCTCCAGGTTCTGGTGGTTCTCCTTTCGGGCCTTATCCTGGGCCCCAAACTGGGCTTCGTGAGCCAGGCCCTCTACGTCCTGGCGGGCGCCATCGGGCTCCCCGTCTTCGCGGGTTTTACCGGCGGGTTCGTCCACCTCTACGGGCCGACTGGAGGCTACCTGCTCGCGTTCCCGGTGGCGGCCCTCGTGGCGGGCGTCTTCTCAAAGGGTTGGGAAAATCCGGTTATGTGGGCCGCCGGCAGTCTGCTCGGGCTGGGGGTAATCTACCTCCTCGGCTGGCTGAGGCTCGGCCTCTACCTTGGGGGGGACTTCGGTAAGGCCTTTGCTGTCGGCGTGCTTCCCTTTGTGCCCGTGGACGTGGCAAAGGCTGTCCTGGCCGTCGGAATAGCAAGGGCCGTTAGAATGGCTCTCCCCTGGCTCTGA